In Lysinibacillus sp. FSL M8-0337, the following proteins share a genomic window:
- a CDS encoding YbfB/YjiJ family MFS transporter, producing the protein MNRQHIGILFGGVLLLVVAMGISRFAFTPILPFMREDVGFSFEVAGFLASSNYIGYFIGALWAGFIYRQRKHVLLLSVVLNVISVVLMGLIELYSVWLVLRLIAGITGGLIFVLTSSIIMDYLAKQTLTKWSGYLFSGIGLGIAISGLFVPFIEARFAWQGTWIGLGILSALFLVITFLLWRNLQVHDSVKVTKTADAKMSRGFMPWLIAAYGFEGLGYIITGTFLVDIIHNIPSLQAYSSYSWVIVGVAAIPSAPVWTVLLEKFSAIKILFVAYILQVLGILLPVFSQTVWSVLLSSFLFGLTFVGIVTLTTAYARQLFPTQSGPVVSLLTTFYAFGQIIGPIIAGQLVVIFSSYKAALIFAGSIVLLGLIVMLCGKWIVLKQQEKIANLNMQSNH; encoded by the coding sequence ATGAATCGTCAACACATTGGTATTTTATTTGGGGGAGTACTATTACTAGTTGTAGCGATGGGGATTAGCCGTTTTGCATTTACGCCAATTTTGCCGTTTATGCGGGAAGATGTTGGCTTTTCATTTGAGGTTGCAGGCTTTTTAGCATCTAGTAATTATATTGGTTATTTTATTGGGGCATTATGGGCGGGATTTATTTACCGACAGCGGAAACATGTTTTACTGTTGAGTGTAGTATTAAATGTCATTTCTGTTGTGCTTATGGGGCTAATTGAGCTTTATAGTGTTTGGCTTGTTCTGCGATTAATTGCAGGGATTACAGGGGGACTTATCTTTGTTTTAACTTCTAGTATCATTATGGATTATTTAGCCAAACAAACGCTCACAAAGTGGTCAGGCTATTTATTTAGTGGTATAGGGCTTGGTATTGCCATTTCAGGTTTATTCGTACCTTTTATTGAAGCACGTTTTGCTTGGCAAGGTACTTGGATTGGCTTAGGTATTTTATCTGCACTATTTTTAGTGATTACGTTTCTATTATGGAGAAATTTACAAGTTCATGATAGCGTGAAAGTAACGAAAACGGCAGATGCAAAAATGTCGCGCGGTTTTATGCCTTGGCTAATTGCGGCATACGGGTTTGAGGGGCTTGGTTATATTATAACAGGCACATTTTTAGTGGATATTATTCACAACATTCCATCGCTCCAAGCATATTCTTCTTATAGTTGGGTCATTGTTGGTGTAGCGGCTATTCCATCTGCTCCAGTTTGGACAGTGCTATTAGAGAAGTTTTCTGCAATAAAAATTTTATTTGTGGCTTACATACTACAAGTGCTAGGGATTTTGTTGCCGGTATTTTCACAAACAGTATGGAGTGTGCTATTGTCTTCATTTTTATTTGGTTTAACATTCGTCGGTATTGTTACGTTAACAACCGCCTATGCTAGACAGCTATTTCCAACACAGAGCGGTCCAGTTGTGTCATTGTTGACAACGTTCTATGCATTTGGACAAATCATCGGACCAATTATAGCTGGACAACTTGTTGTCATTTTTAGTAGCTACAAGGCAGCACTCATTTTTGCAGGCAGCATTGTATTGCTAGGACTGATTGTGATGTTATGCGGTAAATGGATTGTGTTAAAACAACAAGAGAAGATAGCCAATTTAAACATGCAATCCAACCATTAG